The Gemmobacter fulvus nucleotide sequence GAGGATCAGTGACGCGGTGACGCGCTCATCGGACCGGTCAGCGGCGAAGGCCGCGAAATCGTGCAAGGACTTCTCATGTTTGTTGAACCCCTTTCCGAGGGCGCGGTGCAGGTTGATATAGCGGTCAACATGGCGGTGAATCATGCTGAATACCCCGGCCAAGGCTGGGCAACCGCCCCCAGCATATCGACATCGACCTTGGCGTAGATTGCCGTGGTGTCGCGCGACGTGTGGCGAAGAGCAGCCCCAATCTGATCGAGTTCGGCCCCATCGCGTAGCCATGCGGAGGCCAGCGAATGCCGAAACACATGCGAGCCGGTTGGCAAACCAACGAAACCGCTGCGGGACAGGACGCGTGAGACGATACCGGCAATCTCAGCGGATGAACGAAATGGCGTGAAAGGGGCCTGAGTGCGCAAGAAGACCAGATCGGATGCAACCACCGGGCGTGCGTCCTCGATATAGGTGAGCAGCGCGTCGCCGACGTCCTGCGGCAAAGGCATGAACACCCCGCGTCGGCTCTTGCCGTGCAATCGCAACCTGCTCGCGCGCCAGTCGATGTCGGCGAGGCGGAGCTGCCAGATATCGCCAGCCCGCAGGGCCATCCGCGCGAGAAGCAGGATGATGGCGCGGTCCCGCACCTCAACGGCTGTGACTGTGCCGCAGGACGCGACGATCTCTTCGATGGTCGAAGCCGGGATCGTCTTTGGGACGGTGGAAAGCCTGCGTCGCACCCCTGACGGCACCGCAAGAAGCAGCGACGGAGCACAATGTCCTTGGCCAATCATGAAGCGTAAGAATGTGCGCAGTACTGTTATCGTCATGCGGGCTGACGATCGAGAGCGATCCTCGCCCTGATCCAGAACAATCGAGCGGACGGCCGCTGCGGTGAACCCCTGCGGTTCCGATCCAAGCTTCATCAGCCAGCGGCCCAACTCTTGCTGATAGCGCCGGATCGTCTCGGACGTGGCGCCGCGCTCCCGACGCATCCAAGTGGTAAAATCGGCGAGACGTGGATCGGCCGGTGGTTCAGTGGCCACCGTCACCGGGATCAATCCTTCTATTCTGAGGAAAGCCACGAAGGCGCGCGCACCACGGCGACGATCCTTGGTGCCGGTCCCCGCTACCCGTTTGCCGCGCTTCGTTTTGATCCCGCATTGGCAGTCGTGCTGGGCAAACAGCTCGATCAGGTCACCATCGATGCCTTCTCTCGGAACTCGCATTTGCAGGGCCCATTCGGCGAAATGCCGGGCCTGGCTGATGCGGGAGCTGTAGGTGACCCTGCTGTAGCCTTGGGTCGCGAGGTTTGCCGAAAAGCCGGCCAAATGCGGGCCGAGCCGGGCAACCGCATCAGGAATAGCAACCTGACCAGCACCTTCGAGATGCCGCAAAAATC carries:
- a CDS encoding tyrosine-type recombinase/integrase, translating into MTSPSNSHPGGAAANGAVVDQALVNAYLADNPNLSAGALSAARHFLKWAADRRVAIKDLDAAAVDRFARHRCRCGRYSAAQLQDPGYITDARRFLRHLEGAGQVAIPDAVARLGPHLAGFSANLATQGYSRVTYSSRISQARHFAEWALQMRVPREGIDGDLIELFAQHDCQCGIKTKRGKRVAGTGTKDRRRGARAFVAFLRIEGLIPVTVATEPPADPRLADFTTWMRRERGATSETIRRYQQELGRWLMKLGSEPQGFTAAAVRSIVLDQGEDRSRSSARMTITVLRTFLRFMIGQGHCAPSLLLAVPSGVRRRLSTVPKTIPASTIEEIVASCGTVTAVEVRDRAIILLLARMALRAGDIWQLRLADIDWRASRLRLHGKSRRGVFMPLPQDVGDALLTYIEDARPVVASDLVFLRTQAPFTPFRSSAEIAGIVSRVLSRSGFVGLPTGSHVFRHSLASAWLRDGAELDQIGAALRHTSRDTTAIYAKVDVDMLGAVAQPWPGYSA